In Gopherus flavomarginatus isolate rGopFla2 chromosome 1, rGopFla2.mat.asm, whole genome shotgun sequence, a single genomic region encodes these proteins:
- the LOC127036899 gene encoding stromelysin-1-like: MKNLPFLLLLCAASCAFPIDPKRKVEEDMKLVQKYLENYYSFKTDGKPVLRWKSNSPIVNKIKEMQEFIGLEVTGKLDSNTLEMMQKSRCGVPDVADFSTFVGQPKWGKKNLTYRILNYTPDMAQVDVDAAIKKAFTVWSNVIPLTFTRVDRGDADILISFAARVHNDFNPFDGPGGTVAHAYAPGNGIGGDAHFDEDEDWTKGSQGSNLFFVAAHEFGHSLGLFHSRHPDSLMYPVYRHFDSKTFRLHQDDINGIQYLYGPSSNPPEDPTESTVFIEPLEPTEPLPPNTCGPNLTFDAVTTFRGEIMFFKDKYFWRKHPTSREVDFNLISSFWSPLPSGLDAAYEITDRDETFLFKGNEFWVVKGDTILSGYPKKIRDLGFPKGMKKIDAALYNAIKRKTYYFVSNKYWSYDERRQSMDKKPKLIKDEFPGINGKIDAVFQHKRFFYFFRGSRQFEFDPIAKKVTRVLKTNFWFPC, from the exons ATGAAGAACCTTCCGTTTCTGCTGTTACTATGTGCCGCATCTTGTGCTTTTCCTATAGATCCAAAAAGGAAAGTGGAAGAAGATATGAAGCTTGTTCAG AAGTATCTGGAAAATTACTACAGCTTTAAGACAGATGGGAAGCCTGTTTTAAGATGGAAAAGCAATAGTCCCATAGTCAACAAAATCAAAGAAATGCAGGAATTCATTGGATTAGAGGTGACTGGGAAATTGGATTCTAACACTCTGGAGATGATGCAGAAATCCCGGTGTGGAGTCCCTGATGTTGCTGATTTCTCCACCTTTGTAGGACAACCAAAATGGGGGAAAAAGAATCTAACATACAG GATTTTGAACTATACACCAGACATGGCCCAAGTTGATGTAGATGCAGCCATCAAGAAAGCTTTTACAGTCTGGAGCAATGTGATCCCATTGACATTTACCCGGGTTGACAGAGGTGATGCAGATATATTGATCTCCTTTGCAGCCAGAG TTCACAATGATTTCAATCCCTTTGATGGTCCTGGTGGGACGGTTGCTCATGCCTATGCACCTGGCAATGGCATTGGTGGAGATGCTCACTTTGATGAGGATGAAGACTGGACCAAAGGCTCACAGG GTTCCAACTTGTTTTTCGTGGCTGCGCATGAGTTTGGCCATTCACTGGGACTCTTCCATTCTAGACACCCTGATTCACTGATGTACCCAGTTTATAGACACTTTGATTCCAAGACTTTCCGTCTTCATCAAGATGATATTAATGGCATTCAATACCTCTATG GACCTTCATCTAACCCCCCTGAAGATCCAACAGAATCTACTGTCTTCATAGAACCCCTGGAGCCAACAGAACCTCTACCACCAAACACTTGTGGCCCTAATCTGACTTTTGATGCTGTCACCACTTTCCGTGGAGAAATAATGTTCTTCAAAGACAA GTACTTCTGGCGCAAACACCCTACAAGCAGAGAAGTTGACTTTAATTTAATATCTTCATTCTGGTCACCTCTGCCATCTGGCTTGGATGCTGCCTATGAAATTACAGACAGAGATGAgacatttctttttaaag GAAATGAATTCTGGGTTGTCAAAGGAGATACTATACTGTCTGGATACCCAAAGAAAATCCGTGATTTGGGCTTCCCTAAGGGTATGAAGAAAATTGATGCAGCTCTTTATAAtgcaattaaaagaaaaacatactATTTTGTGTCTAACAAGTATTGGAG TTATGATGAAAGAAGACAATCCATGGACAAGAAGCCAAAGCTGATAAAAGATGAATTTCCAGGAATTAATGGGAAGATTGATGCTGTTTTCCAGCATAAAA GGTTCTTCTATTTCTTTCGTGGATCACGGCAGTTTGAGTTTGATCCTATTGCCAAGAAAGTTACTCGTGTCCTAAAGACTAACTTCTGGTTTCCATGCTAA